Proteins from one bacterium genomic window:
- a CDS encoding glycosyltransferase gives MDALEDTVERKPKVSIVIPVYNDEAHIADAIESVLGQTLREIEIIVVDDGSTDGTCAVLRGYEGRITCLTQSNSGQGAARNAGILASGGRYVCFLDSDDTYMPNKVEVQSAFLDEHPDVGLCYSGWLDVDVETGRVLNDYSDVKPEGDPTTNVFPPHFPYFAALLRREWLERVGVFDERFRNAEDTDLWWRLWAAGCVFRRVKGVHAVRGVRPASLSRNVPQACKSTLIVYRKYFAMIGSRASRAVRIRRLAGVSMKLAGHYIVKGDIDHAEQALKDALRYDRHLLGERTYWLQLLGQLDLKYPFAEGEGIKSFTSVWRQLKALISDVLGGRDSRTEPEGLRKATWALAYALSLHAAISGRLFQTLRWFIVGTLKGRVAHAPGFAWLLVRRFYGRATPSPKDRVTGRRADLCL, from the coding sequence ATGGACGCTTTGGAAGATACTGTCGAGCGAAAGCCGAAAGTGAGCATCGTTATCCCCGTGTATAACGATGAGGCGCACATCGCAGATGCGATCGAAAGCGTGCTGGGGCAAACCCTGAGGGAGATTGAGATAATAGTTGTTGATGACGGCTCGACCGACGGGACTTGCGCTGTGCTCAGGGGGTATGAGGGCCGTATCACGTGCCTGACGCAGAGCAATTCTGGCCAGGGGGCTGCGCGAAATGCTGGCATCCTTGCCAGCGGAGGCAGATATGTTTGCTTTCTGGATTCGGACGATACCTACATGCCCAACAAGGTCGAAGTGCAGTCAGCATTCTTGGATGAACACCCGGATGTGGGGCTCTGTTACAGCGGTTGGCTTGACGTGGACGTTGAAACTGGGCGTGTGCTCAATGATTACTCTGATGTGAAACCTGAAGGCGATCCTACTACAAACGTGTTCCCTCCCCACTTCCCGTATTTTGCGGCGCTCTTGCGGAGAGAATGGCTGGAGAGAGTTGGGGTCTTTGATGAGCGATTCAGGAACGCTGAGGATACAGACCTGTGGTGGCGTCTGTGGGCCGCAGGGTGTGTCTTCCGGCGTGTAAAGGGGGTCCACGCGGTGCGCGGCGTGAGACCTGCAAGCTTATCGAGAAACGTGCCCCAGGCCTGCAAGTCCACGCTTATTGTATACCGGAAGTATTTCGCCATGATTGGCTCGAGAGCGAGTCGCGCGGTTCGCATACGCAGACTAGCTGGAGTCTCAATGAAGTTGGCAGGGCATTACATTGTGAAGGGGGATATCGATCACGCTGAACAAGCACTCAAAGATGCTCTGCGATACGACCGGCATCTCCTGGGCGAGCGCACATATTGGCTACAGTTGCTCGGGCAGCTTGACCTGAAGTATCCGTTTGCCGAGGGCGAAGGGATCAAGAGCTTCACATCCGTCTGGCGGCAGCTCAAAGCCCTTATCAGCGATGTTCTGGGCGGCAGAGATAGTCGCACAGAACCAGAAGGCTTGCGGAAAGCAACGTGGGCCCTGGCATACGCACTCTCACTCCACGCAGCCATCTCTGGGAGGTTGTTTCAGACGCTTAGGTGGTTTATTGTGGGGACACTGAAGGGTCGAGTGGCGCACGCGCCGGGTTTTGCCTGGCTGCTTGTCAGGAGATTCTATGGTCGAGCGACACCGTCGCCAAAGGACCGAGTCACCGGGCGCCGAGCGGACCTCTGTCTCTGA
- a CDS encoding zf-HC2 domain-containing protein has translation MNCKNCENLFDDYVLGTLGSEQRRELEDHVASCKNCGRKLDEARALHDVLKAAPASLTDEEWERIEKKTLTRLRDEMAEPARQGVLSRLAEFLRPLLKPQPRLVFALSSVIIVGFVLVFSLLWFTSSEQRLISDNSDLYRLWTDQTQDQWTSGEIASVMAGVEKILAEKNGESIDASNPESVLDAITSESNLDEAGSEAIDSEIREHSDMWGINGYYSDILDASPAEMQSAIREVLGNIGNGS, from the coding sequence ATGAACTGTAAAAACTGCGAGAATCTGTTTGACGATTATGTTCTGGGCACTCTTGGGAGCGAGCAGCGCCGTGAGCTCGAGGACCACGTGGCCTCATGTAAGAACTGCGGCCGGAAGCTAGATGAGGCGAGGGCGCTTCACGACGTGCTGAAAGCGGCGCCTGCCTCGTTGACCGACGAAGAGTGGGAGCGAATCGAGAAGAAAACGCTCACCAGGCTGCGCGATGAGATGGCCGAACCCGCTCGTCAGGGCGTTTTGTCGAGGCTTGCCGAGTTCCTGAGGCCTTTGTTGAAGCCTCAACCGAGGCTCGTGTTTGCGCTCTCGTCCGTGATTATTGTGGGCTTCGTCCTGGTCTTTTCCTTGCTGTGGTTCACTAGCTCTGAGCAGCGCTTGATCTCGGACAATTCAGACCTGTATCGCCTGTGGACTGACCAGACGCAAGACCAGTGGACAAGCGGCGAGATCGCATCCGTAATGGCTGGTGTAGAGAAAATACTTGCAGAGAAAAACGGTGAATCGATCGATGCGTCAAACCCGGAGTCAGTGCTCGATGCGATCACTTCGGAAAGCAACCTAGACGAGGCAGGTTCCGAGGCCATTGATTCGGAGATAAGAGAGCATTCCGATATGTGGGGTATCAATGGCTACTACTCAGACATACTTGACGCATCACCAGCGGAGATGCAATCAGCGATACGTGAAGTATTGGGCAACATTGGGAATGGAAGTTAA
- a CDS encoding class I SAM-dependent methyltransferase, with amino-acid sequence MNRTLRRLRRILRSVAARARGADKTKAAHELKYWKSRKANEGTLSHNHYAFFYTTHFGLDEAFFHGKKVLDIGCGPRGSLEWADMASERVGLDPLADSYRALGIDRHKMTYVASGAEQIPFGDGYFDVVCSFNSLDHVDDLDRTVGEIIRVLAPGGLFLLLTDVNHDPTACEPIAYSWDVIEKFLAQMELVEERHFEKSSRGMYDSIRDGIFYDQDNTQKRYGILSAKFRRKE; translated from the coding sequence ATGAATAGAACTCTACGTCGGCTTCGTAGAATCCTGAGGAGTGTAGCGGCGAGGGCCCGAGGCGCGGATAAGACAAAGGCTGCTCACGAGCTAAAATACTGGAAATCGCGCAAGGCAAATGAGGGGACCTTATCTCACAACCACTACGCGTTCTTCTATACGACACATTTTGGTCTCGACGAGGCCTTTTTCCACGGCAAAAAAGTTCTAGATATTGGGTGCGGCCCTCGAGGCAGCCTGGAGTGGGCTGACATGGCCTCCGAGCGTGTGGGTCTGGACCCGCTTGCGGATTCATATCGAGCGCTGGGGATTGACAGGCACAAGATGACTTACGTCGCCTCAGGGGCAGAGCAGATTCCTTTTGGCGACGGCTATTTCGACGTTGTGTGTTCTTTCAACTCGCTCGACCACGTGGATGACCTTGACCGGACGGTGGGCGAGATAATCAGAGTCCTCGCCCCAGGCGGTTTATTCCTTCTCTTGACGGACGTTAATCACGATCCCACAGCTTGCGAGCCGATAGCGTATTCCTGGGACGTCATTGAGAAGTTTCTCGCGCAGATGGAGCTGGTAGAGGAGAGGCATTTCGAGAAATCATCGCGAGGCATGTACGACAGCATTCGGGATGGGATTTTCTACGATCAGGATAACACGCAGAAGCGCTATGGGATTCTGTCGGCGAAGTTCAGGAGGAAGGAGTGA
- a CDS encoding glycosyltransferase family 2 protein, whose product MMDSPAKSGTRPAVSVVIPMRNERESIGVNLDALAASDLSRERFEIIVVDGMSDDGSAELAEQKLLKMGNGRVIKNQRRITPVALNLGVEAARGDVVVILGAHSAVFPDFLSKNLETLERTGADCVGGTLVQGHGETLLADVINVAQNCPFGSGGAGFRYSDRPAYVNTVPFGAYRREVFDKVGGFNESLYKGQDAEFNFRMVENGLKIYYSPKIRTLYFSRASLGRLFRQFLAMGWSKVFIFHLHPRLLRAYYFLPLLFAAVVIVVLARLPWASGEDLWVYCGAGISYILLSIIFGLSYARQKRITLSGKARAAALFPLCFFLMHFGYGLGIVKGLLDLGLHWGKWRRADVH is encoded by the coding sequence ATGATGGACTCGCCTGCCAAGAGCGGCACACGGCCAGCGGTCTCGGTCGTTATCCCCATGCGCAACGAGCGAGAGAGCATCGGGGTGAACTTGGACGCACTTGCGGCGAGCGACCTTTCGAGGGAGCGCTTCGAGATAATCGTTGTGGATGGGATGAGCGACGATGGCTCCGCGGAACTTGCCGAGCAGAAGCTGCTAAAAATGGGTAATGGGCGAGTCATCAAGAATCAGAGGCGGATCACCCCGGTCGCTCTGAACTTGGGCGTTGAGGCAGCGCGGGGCGATGTAGTCGTCATTCTTGGTGCTCACAGCGCCGTTTTTCCCGACTTTCTGTCCAAGAATCTCGAGACGCTTGAGCGCACGGGCGCGGATTGCGTGGGCGGCACGCTTGTCCAAGGGCATGGGGAGACGCTTCTTGCTGACGTCATCAATGTTGCGCAGAACTGTCCGTTCGGGTCCGGAGGCGCTGGTTTCAGATACAGCGACAGGCCGGCATACGTGAACACCGTGCCATTTGGGGCCTACCGGCGGGAGGTTTTCGACAAGGTCGGTGGGTTCAACGAGTCCCTCTACAAAGGTCAGGACGCGGAGTTCAACTTTCGCATGGTTGAGAATGGCCTGAAGATATACTACTCCCCAAAGATCAGGACGCTCTATTTCAGCCGCGCCTCGCTCGGCCGCCTCTTTCGGCAGTTTCTGGCAATGGGCTGGTCAAAGGTCTTCATCTTTCACCTGCACCCACGTCTGCTGCGGGCCTATTACTTCCTTCCTCTTTTGTTCGCAGCGGTAGTGATCGTGGTTCTGGCTCGCCTGCCGTGGGCGTCTGGCGAGGACCTATGGGTTTACTGCGGGGCGGGTATATCTTACATCTTGCTCTCTATTATCTTTGGCCTTAGCTACGCACGGCAGAAGAGAATAACGCTCTCAGGCAAGGCCCGCGCGGCCGCCTTGTTTCCGCTCTGTTTCTTTCTGATGCACTTCGGATATGGTTTGGGGATTGTCAAAGGTCTGCTGGACCTTGGACTTCACTGGGGCAAATGGAGGCGCGCAGATGTGCATTGA
- a CDS encoding HEPN domain-containing protein produces the protein MSDESSGHDRPQVWIDGAEEALRIAEQQLDSGRHLWAIFFCHLAIEKMLKAAVIHKTGQLAPKTHHLLHLLKLSGLCPPAETLTFLRRMNMLSVPTRYPEDQEDIRRTFDHDRTQGFLDKTIEAIRWIRESMRQF, from the coding sequence ATGAGTGACGAGTCATCTGGCCACGATAGGCCTCAAGTATGGATAGATGGTGCGGAGGAGGCACTGAGGATTGCCGAGCAACAGCTTGATTCCGGGAGACATCTCTGGGCTATCTTCTTCTGCCATCTGGCCATTGAGAAGATGTTGAAAGCCGCGGTTATCCATAAGACAGGGCAGCTGGCGCCAAAGACGCATCATCTTCTGCATCTTCTGAAGTTGAGCGGATTATGCCCGCCTGCTGAGACATTGACCTTTCTGAGACGTATGAATATGCTGAGCGTTCCTACGCGATATCCTGAGGACCAAGAGGATATTCGAAGGACATTTGACCATGACAGAACGCAAGGGTTCCTCGATAAAACAATAGAGGCGATCAGATGGATAAGAGAATCCATGAGACAGTTCTAA
- a CDS encoding glycosyltransferase family 4 protein, which produces MRILIASSLHSIDDPRVFQKEAVSLAKRYDVHLVGVGEPAADLLKAKGVELHPFERKGGRLRGTLRAYRRIYKCYREVRPDIFHFHDPELVPMGLWLSVFAGCKVVYDVHEDVLKTLAKKSWVPQLLKRPLAWLFGRLEMVAVRRFELAVVAEPYAMQRFSGPNAVLVRNYFPLFRDRPREVFDGSRPLRLIYVGSLTKMRGVSSLVEALDLMKTPAQLSLVGRFHSESFRDEVLSGRTNVEYLGWVSLDKVFNYLLDADIGMNCVLPAPSHHEMLGTKVFDYMAARLPIIASNFSVWPEIIEKAGCGVCVDPSDPRAIAAAVDELAGAPERLASMGEAGRRLFEEKYNWPLEEAKLLEAYSRLGLAGGGNPKAEGGNKV; this is translated from the coding sequence ATGAGAATCCTCATCGCAAGCTCGCTGCATTCTATTGATGATCCCAGGGTGTTTCAGAAGGAAGCAGTCTCCCTTGCCAAGCGATATGACGTCCACCTTGTCGGCGTCGGAGAGCCGGCGGCGGACCTGTTGAAGGCCAAGGGCGTTGAGCTTCATCCATTCGAGCGAAAAGGCGGCAGACTGCGCGGGACGTTGAGAGCTTACCGGCGGATTTACAAATGCTATCGAGAAGTCAGGCCGGACATCTTCCATTTCCATGACCCCGAGCTCGTGCCGATGGGTCTTTGGCTGAGCGTTTTTGCTGGATGCAAGGTTGTTTATGACGTTCATGAGGACGTTCTGAAGACGCTTGCCAAGAAAAGCTGGGTTCCTCAATTGCTCAAGAGACCGCTGGCGTGGTTGTTCGGCCGGCTGGAGATGGTGGCTGTTCGGCGATTTGAGCTCGCAGTTGTGGCCGAACCTTACGCTATGCAGCGCTTCTCCGGTCCCAACGCAGTCCTCGTCAGGAATTACTTCCCACTGTTTCGGGACAGGCCGAGAGAGGTGTTTGATGGGAGCCGTCCGCTGCGGCTCATATACGTCGGGAGCCTGACTAAAATGCGAGGTGTGTCGAGTTTGGTTGAGGCGCTTGATCTTATGAAGACTCCGGCCCAGCTCTCGCTTGTCGGTAGGTTTCACAGCGAGAGCTTCAGAGACGAGGTTCTCTCTGGTCGCACGAACGTTGAGTATCTTGGGTGGGTATCGCTGGACAAGGTATTTAACTATTTGCTTGATGCGGACATCGGCATGAACTGCGTTCTGCCCGCGCCCAGCCACCATGAGATGCTGGGCACTAAGGTATTTGACTACATGGCCGCGCGGCTGCCGATCATAGCGTCCAACTTCTCGGTCTGGCCGGAGATCATCGAGAAGGCCGGCTGCGGCGTTTGTGTCGATCCGAGTGACCCCAGGGCGATAGCAGCTGCGGTGGATGAGCTTGCAGGCGCCCCTGAGCGGCTCGCCTCAATGGGCGAGGCTGGCCGGCGGCTTTTTGAGGAGAAGTATAACTGGCCGCTTGAGGAGGCTAAGCTGCTCGAGGCGTATTCGAGGCTTGGATTGGCCGGGGGTGGGAATCCGAAAGCAGAAGGTGGGAACAAGGTATGA
- a CDS encoding glycosyltransferase family A protein: MMAGGELDGLKRPKVSIIIPVYNDEAHITDAIESALAQTLSDVEVVVVNDGSTDGTAAILERYKDRIVIVTQDNEGAGSSRNAGIRASCGKYLCFLDSDDRFALDKAEVQAGYLDKTPSVGLVYGVSSAIDSRDGRTIKTFRVEDSTSDRSTGPFPPFYHTSAFLVRREWLEKVGGFDGTMRWSMDTDLRFKLWAAGCRFMPHRDVVAFYTVRTGSLSGNPAEQWAMHLKALRRHFEAMGDAVPQRVKNEHLATTWLRIACGHLVHSDTAMAQDAIKTALGHEPTLFERYESWALVIYYLDPTFPLPDSSWFPKFGEMWQRIASFVNRDEIGPERRLCHNERRKKGALAYAISRRAFFRRRGLAARWWLLRTLVLLGGRCPRDAHLRHVFQTVIGPWLTSLVVLALPILRKVKRQ; encoded by the coding sequence ATGATGGCGGGTGGCGAGCTGGACGGTCTGAAGCGACCGAAAGTCAGCATCATCATTCCTGTCTATAACGACGAGGCGCACATAACGGACGCCATCGAGAGCGCCCTTGCGCAGACGCTTTCTGACGTGGAGGTCGTGGTCGTCAACGACGGCTCGACCGATGGGACGGCGGCGATCCTCGAGCGATACAAGGACAGAATTGTTATTGTAACGCAGGACAACGAGGGCGCCGGCTCTTCCCGGAATGCGGGCATCAGGGCCAGTTGCGGCAAGTACCTGTGTTTTTTAGACTCTGACGATCGATTTGCTCTCGATAAGGCGGAGGTTCAGGCGGGCTATCTCGACAAGACCCCTTCCGTTGGCCTGGTTTATGGGGTCTCGAGCGCGATCGATTCGCGCGATGGGCGGACCATCAAGACGTTCCGGGTGGAAGACTCCACGTCAGACCGCAGCACAGGCCCGTTCCCGCCCTTCTATCACACTTCTGCCTTTCTTGTGCGGCGGGAGTGGCTTGAGAAGGTCGGCGGCTTCGACGGGACAATGCGCTGGTCCATGGACACCGACTTGCGGTTCAAGCTCTGGGCGGCTGGGTGCAGGTTCATGCCTCATCGGGATGTTGTAGCCTTCTACACAGTCAGAACGGGGAGCCTTTCTGGGAATCCGGCAGAGCAATGGGCCATGCACCTGAAGGCCCTGAGGCGGCATTTCGAGGCGATGGGCGATGCGGTCCCGCAGCGCGTCAAGAACGAGCATCTGGCGACGACCTGGCTCAGGATAGCGTGCGGCCATCTCGTCCACAGCGATACCGCAATGGCTCAGGACGCGATCAAGACGGCGCTTGGGCATGAACCAACTCTGTTTGAGAGATATGAGAGCTGGGCGCTGGTCATATACTACCTGGACCCCACGTTCCCGCTGCCGGACTCGAGCTGGTTCCCGAAGTTCGGCGAGATGTGGCAGCGGATCGCCTCCTTCGTAAATCGTGACGAGATAGGGCCTGAGCGACGGCTTTGCCACAACGAGCGCAGGAAGAAGGGCGCCCTTGCCTATGCCATCTCAAGGCGAGCTTTTTTTAGGAGACGAGGGTTGGCAGCTAGATGGTGGCTCCTTCGGACGCTGGTGCTGCTTGGAGGGAGATGTCCGCGCGATGCGCATCTGCGGCATGTCTTTCAGACTGTTATCGGCCCCTGGCTCACCAGCCTTGTGGTTCTGGCGCTGCCAATACTGCGAAAGGTCAAACGCCAGTGA
- a CDS encoding HEPN domain-containing protein: protein MDTARAMPKSGRLLYVLFCCQQAVEKMLKGIIAKWTEAFPPRLHNLIRLAEPCGTRFGAGSSEALGGALGILHPNALAG from the coding sequence CTGGATACGGCGCGAGCGATGCCCAAGAGTGGTCGGCTCCTGTACGTTTTGTTCTGCTGCCAACAGGCGGTCGAGAAGATGCTCAAGGGCATAATCGCCAAATGGACCGAGGCATTCCCTCCTCGACTGCACAACCTGATTCGATTGGCCGAGCCATGCGGCACTAGATTTGGGGCAGGATCGAGTGAAGCTCTTGGAGGAGCTCTCGGGATACTACATCCAAACGCGCTAGCCGGATGA
- a CDS encoding RNA polymerase sigma factor yields MARRNEDELDDIVRRAQKGDDQAFEHLFERFGRPLYGTIERIVGDRDGAEELLQDVFLKIYQKLSSFDHRSSFYTWAYRIAVNMSLNHLKSRQSRRETLLEPGQWAEVRSTSVADEDAVLIQEAARAAIHKVPPRQRAVLVMRIYDGMDYATVAKTLGCSEGAAKANFHHAMQKLRKYLKDFA; encoded by the coding sequence ATGGCAAGACGAAATGAAGACGAATTGGATGATATAGTCAGGAGAGCACAAAAAGGCGATGATCAGGCGTTTGAGCACCTATTTGAGCGATTTGGGCGGCCCCTCTACGGCACGATCGAGAGAATCGTGGGCGACAGGGACGGAGCGGAGGAGCTTCTACAGGATGTCTTTCTCAAGATATACCAGAAGCTCTCCTCGTTCGACCACCGCTCGAGCTTCTACACTTGGGCGTATAGGATTGCGGTGAACATGTCGTTGAACCACTTGAAGTCGAGGCAATCACGTCGGGAGACGCTGCTTGAGCCGGGCCAATGGGCTGAGGTGCGATCGACCTCGGTCGCGGACGAGGATGCAGTCTTGATACAGGAGGCAGCGCGGGCCGCGATCCATAAGGTGCCCCCACGGCAGCGTGCGGTGCTTGTCATGCGTATCTATGATGGGATGGACTATGCCACGGTGGCTAAGACGCTCGGATGTTCCGAGGGTGCGGCCAAGGCGAATTTTCACCACGCGATGCAGAAGCTTCGTAAGTATTTGAAGGATTTTGCGTAG
- a CDS encoding FapA family protein has product MDSASETNCFNLVVSEDKMLAVLEAYAPIEIDEEQVIGFLEKESGIANADREAVRIFLEKCASSDGEVSVPVAQGTEAEDGQDGYIDWAFDAEKESPGENDRIDWRNQNKVWSADKGELIGSLVPAVEGHDGVDVYGKQVPAKPGKPATLNAGPNVTVSKNGTKFLAEVAGMVVRKGSTVRIDPVLKVRGNVDLDCGNIDFKGDVTISGNVLDLFVVKATRNITIGGYVEAATVESGGNLTIKGGVSGKRICTISSSGDLHAKYIDYARAKCNGDLIVDVEVIDSNVETLGSVLVKQKGIIGGRVVVARQLESPNLGSDAGTPTTIVAGHDSAQVSRLDMLAVKTQSLSVKIKGLANKVAVLDRVKDRLPAHKRGLLTEMSNEQAASEKELEQVRTEARELVDENRELLANASVKVKGMAYQGLVVEMGGTRKQFFETTEGPFEMKFDVAKKRILLLSEKKR; this is encoded by the coding sequence ATGGATTCCGCATCCGAAACCAATTGCTTCAATCTTGTGGTCTCTGAGGACAAGATGCTGGCCGTCCTCGAGGCGTATGCGCCCATCGAGATTGACGAGGAGCAGGTTATAGGTTTTCTGGAGAAGGAGTCCGGAATAGCCAATGCAGACAGAGAAGCTGTGCGGATATTCTTGGAGAAGTGCGCGAGTTCAGACGGCGAGGTGAGCGTTCCAGTCGCGCAGGGCACCGAGGCAGAAGATGGTCAGGATGGATACATCGACTGGGCTTTTGATGCAGAGAAAGAGTCGCCCGGGGAGAACGACAGGATCGACTGGCGGAACCAAAACAAGGTGTGGTCGGCCGACAAGGGCGAGTTGATAGGCAGTCTTGTTCCGGCAGTGGAGGGGCACGACGGGGTGGACGTTTATGGGAAGCAAGTCCCCGCCAAGCCCGGCAAGCCAGCGACGCTCAACGCAGGGCCAAACGTAACAGTCTCGAAAAACGGCACGAAGTTCTTGGCTGAGGTTGCAGGGATGGTGGTGAGAAAAGGAAGCACCGTCAGGATCGATCCTGTGTTGAAGGTAAGAGGAAATGTTGATCTTGACTGTGGCAATATCGATTTCAAAGGAGATGTAACGATTTCGGGGAATGTTCTTGATCTTTTTGTCGTAAAGGCCACCAGAAACATCACGATCGGTGGATACGTTGAGGCTGCGACTGTGGAGTCTGGGGGCAATCTCACAATCAAGGGGGGTGTTTCTGGGAAGCGCATATGCACCATTAGCTCCAGTGGCGATTTGCACGCCAAATACATTGACTATGCCAGGGCTAAGTGCAACGGAGACCTTATCGTTGACGTCGAGGTGATTGACAGCAACGTAGAGACACTCGGCTCAGTCCTCGTGAAACAGAAGGGGATAATCGGCGGCCGCGTGGTTGTGGCTCGTCAGCTCGAATCCCCAAACCTGGGCTCAGATGCGGGGACGCCAACCACGATCGTTGCGGGGCATGATAGTGCGCAGGTCTCTCGGCTCGATATGCTTGCCGTGAAGACACAGAGCCTGTCAGTGAAAATCAAAGGTTTGGCTAATAAGGTGGCGGTCTTAGATAGGGTTAAGGACCGCCTTCCAGCCCACAAGCGAGGGCTCTTGACCGAGATGTCCAACGAGCAGGCCGCCAGCGAAAAGGAGCTCGAGCAGGTCAGGACCGAGGCTAGGGAGCTTGTCGACGAGAATAGAGAGCTGCTTGCCAACGCGTCGGTCAAAGTTAAGGGGATGGCCTATCAGGGCCTGGTAGTCGAGATGGGCGGGACGAGAAAGCAGTTCTTTGAAACGACGGAAGGTCCGTTCGAGATGAAGTTCGACGTCGCCAAGAAGAGGATACTACTGCTTAGCGAAAAGAAGCGATGA
- a CDS encoding nucleotidyltransferase domain-containing protein: protein MDKRIHETVLRFRAGLNKTGIRNSRIILYGSYSAGTAQEYSDIDLIVISDHFEGMDLWDRQCILGDSTAGMFEPIEALGYTYAEYEAMGPGTFVGQEVKPKGIEIT, encoded by the coding sequence ATGGATAAGAGAATCCATGAGACAGTTCTAAGATTTAGGGCCGGACTGAACAAGACCGGCATCCGGAATAGCAGGATAATCCTGTACGGCTCATACAGTGCTGGCACTGCCCAGGAATACAGCGACATCGATCTCATCGTGATATCCGATCATTTCGAGGGCATGGACCTTTGGGATCGACAGTGCATTCTAGGCGACTCAACTGCCGGGATGTTCGAACCGATCGAGGCGCTTGGGTACACGTATGCGGAGTATGAGGCGATGGGCCCTGGGACGTTCGTAGGGCAGGAGGTCAAGCCGAAAGGCATCGAGATAACGTAG
- a CDS encoding glycosyltransferase gives MCKLVSVIIPVYNDEQHVADAIESALLQTLKDVEVIVVDDGSTDGTPEVLEKYEGRIVHIRQENRGLPGARNTGIKASRGKYLCFLDSDDTLLHRKVEVQAAVLEKEPEVGLCYAGWLDVDIVTGKVLRDFSLARPEHDSNSDVFPPHFPVFSVMVRREWFDKVGLFDERLKALEDSDMWWRLWAAGCVFRRVKVAVARRGVRPGSMSQNVPEHSKCALFANRQHFARMGHRAPRPVRVRKLASIWMKQAGYYLSRSEPDLAVDSLLEALRYDRRLLESPMHWVPLVRQLDLKYPLAKGNGIEDYSAAWRGIVSAAHDALARKLARKRDSRHYGGGLSPVKSALAYAMSRQAFSTGRIYQAFRWLAVALVDGRGHLPQQVDWATLKRFTRHISGRASTALARIARKMRRSSSTGPGK, from the coding sequence ATGTGCAAGCTAGTCAGTGTCATAATTCCTGTCTATAACGACGAGCAGCACGTCGCGGACGCCATCGAGAGCGCCCTTTTGCAGACGTTGAAGGACGTTGAGGTGATTGTAGTTGACGACGGCTCGACCGACGGAACGCCCGAGGTCCTAGAGAAGTATGAAGGACGCATCGTCCACATCAGGCAGGAGAATCGCGGCCTGCCCGGCGCGAGGAACACCGGAATAAAGGCCAGTCGCGGCAAATATCTTTGTTTCCTAGACTCGGACGACACGCTTCTACATCGGAAGGTTGAGGTTCAGGCGGCGGTATTGGAGAAGGAGCCTGAGGTCGGGTTATGCTACGCCGGCTGGCTCGATGTTGACATTGTAACAGGCAAGGTTCTTCGCGATTTCTCGCTTGCCAGGCCCGAGCATGACTCCAATAGCGACGTGTTTCCTCCCCATTTCCCTGTCTTCTCGGTGATGGTGCGCCGCGAATGGTTCGACAAGGTTGGCCTGTTTGACGAGCGGTTAAAGGCTCTTGAGGATTCCGACATGTGGTGGCGGCTGTGGGCGGCGGGCTGCGTTTTTCGGCGGGTCAAGGTTGCGGTCGCCCGTCGGGGAGTCCGACCGGGAAGCATGTCGCAGAACGTTCCCGAGCACTCCAAGTGCGCCCTCTTTGCCAATAGGCAGCACTTCGCGAGGATGGGCCATCGTGCGCCTCGTCCGGTCCGGGTCCGCAAGTTAGCCTCGATCTGGATGAAGCAGGCAGGATACTATTTGAGCCGCTCGGAGCCTGATCTCGCTGTGGATTCGCTGCTCGAGGCACTGCGATACGATCGCCGGTTGCTTGAGTCGCCGATGCACTGGGTCCCTTTGGTAAGACAGCTAGACCTGAAGTATCCGTTGGCCAAGGGCAATGGCATCGAGGATTACAGTGCGGCCTGGCGGGGGATCGTCTCGGCCGCGCACGATGCTCTGGCTCGGAAGCTAGCTAGGAAGCGTGATAGTCGGCACTACGGCGGTGGTCTAAGCCCGGTGAAATCAGCGCTGGCCTATGCGATGTCCCGTCAGGCGTTCTCGACTGGCAGGATTTATCAAGCCTTCAGATGGCTGGCAGTTGCGCTAGTTGATGGTCGGGGACATCTGCCTCAGCAGGTGGACTGGGCCACGCTCAAGAGGTTCACGAGGCACATATCGGGTCGGGCGTCCACTGCACTTGCCCGAATAGCTCGCAAGATGCGCAGAAGCAGTTCGACTGGGCCGGGCAAATGA